The genomic DNA CCCTGCCGAGCGACTAGGAAACACTACGCCCAACCGGCGTCGGGTGCAAATCCGGCAGCTGGACGATCCGGGTGCAGAGCGGGGCGCCGGCCTTCACGTACTCGCCGTTGGGGTGGTCGTTGCTGTCGATGCGGTGGCGGGCGTCCTGCGAGGTCTGGCCGCCGGTGCGGTGGCGGTCGAGGAGACGGGCGTCGCGGACGGCGTCGGCGGTGTCGAGGTACCAGAGCTCGTGGAGGTGCCGGCGGGCGGCCTGCCAAGGGGCGTCGTCGGAGGCGAGGTAGTTGCCCTCGGTGATGACGAGGCGGGTGTGGGGGCGGATGACGTGGCGGGCTGCGATGGGTTCGTCGAGGGTGCGGTCGAAGTCGGGGACGTACACGTCGCGGAAGCGGTCGGCGGCGGCGCGCTGGAGGAGCGCGGCGTAGCCCCAGGCGTCGAAGCTCTCGGGCGACCCCTTGCGGGCGCGCAGGCCGAGCCGGTCGAGCTGGGCGTTGGAGAGGTGGAAGCCGTCGAGCGGGAGGTAGGCGACCGTCTCAGGGCCTTCTCGGCGGGTGATCTCGGT from Kitasatospora terrestris includes the following:
- a CDS encoding nucleoside/nucleotide kinase family protein — its product is MHHEGPLPTPTSPAALVEDALRLLHGSGSRHGRAVLGLAGPPAAGKSTLAAHLITEITRREGPETVAYLPLDGFHLSNAQLDRLGLRARKGSPESFDAWGYAALLQRAAADRFRDVYVPDFDRTLDEPIAARHVIRPHTRLVITEGNYLASDDAPWQAARRHLHELWYLDTADAVRDARLLDRHRTGGQTSQDARHRIDSNDHPNGEYVKAGAPLCTRIVQLPDLHPTPVGRSVS